In a genomic window of Macaca nemestrina isolate mMacNem1 chromosome 18, mMacNem.hap1, whole genome shotgun sequence:
- the RUSF1 gene encoding RUS family member 1 isoform X2, producing MADDVGLETQLCSEQFGSGEARGCRAAADGSLQWEVGGWRWWGLSRAFTVKPEGRDAGEVGAPRAASPPLSGLQAVFLPQGFPDSVSPDYLPYQLWDSVQAFASSLSGSLATQAVLLGIGVGNAKATVSAATATWLVKDSTGMLGRIVFAWWKGSKLDCNAKQWRLFADILNDVAMFLEIMAPVYPICFTMTVSTSNLAKCIVSVAGGATRAALTVHQARRNNMADVSAKDSSQETLVNLAGLLVSLLMLPLVSGCPGLGCFFFLTALHIYANYRAVRSLVMETLNEGRLRLVLKHYLQRGEVLDPTAANRMEPLWTGFWPAPSLSLGVPLHRLVSSVFELQQLVEGHQEPYLLCWDQSRNQVQVVLNQKAGPKTVLRAATHGLMLGALQGDGPLPAELEELRNQVRAGPKKESWVIVKETHQVLDMLFPKFLKGLQDAGWKTEKHQLEVDEWRATWLLSPEKKVL from the exons ATGGCTGACGACGTGGGCCTAGAGACCCAACTGTGTTCCGAGCAGTTCGGGTCCGGGGAGGCACGGGGCTGCCGCGCCGCCGCGGACGGGAGCCTGCAGTGGGAGGTCGGGGGCTGGCGCTGGTGGGGGCTCTCCAGGGCCTTCACGGTCAAACCCGAAGGACGAGATGCGGGCGAAGTGGGGGCTCCCAGGGCCGCCTCACCACCCCTCTCCGGACTCCAGGCCGTGTTCCTGCCGCAGGGCTTCCCTGATAGCGTCAGCCCGGACTATTTGCCCTACCAACTGTGGGATTCTGTGCAG GCCTTTGCTTCCAGCCTCTCCGGCTCCCTGGCCACCCAGGCAGTCTTGCTGGGCATAGGGGTGGGGAACGCAAAAGCCACTGTTTCAGCTGCCACGGCCACCTGGCTTGTGAAAG ATTCAACCGGCATGCTGGGCCGCATCGTCTTTGCCTGGTGGAAAGG GAGCAAACTGGACTGCAACGCCAAGCAGTGGAG GCTTTTTGCGGACATCCTCAATGATGTAGCCATGTTCCTTGAGATTATGGCTCCCGTATACCCAATCTGTTTCACTATGACCGTCTCCACCAGCAACCTGGCCAAG tgTATCGTGAGTGTTGCTGGTGGGGCCACTCGGGCTGCCCTGACGGTGCACCAGGCTCGGAGGAACAACATGGCTGACGTGTCAGCCAAGGACAGCAGCCAG GAGACACTGGTGAACCTGGCAGGGCTCTTGGTCAGCCTCCTGATGCTCCCTCTGGTGTCAGGTTGCCCTGG CCTTGGATGTTTCTTCTTCCTCACTGCCCTCCACATCTATGCCAACTACCGTGCGGTCCGATCCCTGGTCATGGAGACCTTGAACGAAGGCCGGCTCCGGCTGGTCCTGAAGCACTACCTTCAGAGGGGAGAGGTACTCGACCCCACTGCAGCCAATCGCATGGAGCCGCTGTGGACAG GTTTCTGGCCAGCTCCGTCTCTATCCCTGGGAGTCCCCCTACACCGCTTGGTCTCCAG TGTCTTTGAGCTGCAACAGCTAGTTGAGGGGCACCAAGAACCCTACCTCCTCTGCTGGGACCAGTCACGAA ACCAGGTACAGGTAGTTCTGAACCAGAAGGCAGGCCCCAAGACCGTCCTAAGGGCCGCCACACATGGGCTGATGCTTGGGGCCCTGCAGGGAGACGGACCCCTTCCAGCAGAGCTGGAGGAGCTGAGGAACCAGGTGCGGGCAG GTCCTAAAAAAGAGAGCTGGGTCATCGTCAAGGAGACACACCAAGTGTTGGACATGCTGTTCCCAAAGTTCTTGAAAG GACTGCAGGATGCTGGCTGGAAGACCGAGAAGCACCAGCTAGAGGTGGATGAGTGGAGGGCTACATGGCTTCTGTCTCCCGAAAAGAAGGTCTTGTGA
- the RUSF1 gene encoding RUS family member 1 isoform X1: MADDVGLETQLCSEQFGSGEARGCRAAADGSLQWEVGGWRWWGLSRAFTVKPEGRDAGEVGAPRAASPPLSGLQAVFLPQGFPDSVSPDYLPYQLWDSVQAFASSLSGSLATQAVLLGIGVGNAKATVSAATATWLVKDSTGMLGRIVFAWWKGSKLDCNAKQWRLFADILNDVAMFLEIMAPVYPICFTMTVSTSNLAKCIVSVAGGATRAALTVHQARRNNMADVSAKDSSQETLVNLAGLLVSLLMLPLVSGCPGFSLGCFFFLTALHIYANYRAVRSLVMETLNEGRLRLVLKHYLQRGEVLDPTAANRMEPLWTGFWPAPSLSLGVPLHRLVSSVFELQQLVEGHQEPYLLCWDQSRNQVQVVLNQKAGPKTVLRAATHGLMLGALQGDGPLPAELEELRNQVRAGPKKESWVIVKETHQVLDMLFPKFLKGLQDAGWKTEKHQLEVDEWRATWLLSPEKKVL, from the exons ATGGCTGACGACGTGGGCCTAGAGACCCAACTGTGTTCCGAGCAGTTCGGGTCCGGGGAGGCACGGGGCTGCCGCGCCGCCGCGGACGGGAGCCTGCAGTGGGAGGTCGGGGGCTGGCGCTGGTGGGGGCTCTCCAGGGCCTTCACGGTCAAACCCGAAGGACGAGATGCGGGCGAAGTGGGGGCTCCCAGGGCCGCCTCACCACCCCTCTCCGGACTCCAGGCCGTGTTCCTGCCGCAGGGCTTCCCTGATAGCGTCAGCCCGGACTATTTGCCCTACCAACTGTGGGATTCTGTGCAG GCCTTTGCTTCCAGCCTCTCCGGCTCCCTGGCCACCCAGGCAGTCTTGCTGGGCATAGGGGTGGGGAACGCAAAAGCCACTGTTTCAGCTGCCACGGCCACCTGGCTTGTGAAAG ATTCAACCGGCATGCTGGGCCGCATCGTCTTTGCCTGGTGGAAAGG GAGCAAACTGGACTGCAACGCCAAGCAGTGGAG GCTTTTTGCGGACATCCTCAATGATGTAGCCATGTTCCTTGAGATTATGGCTCCCGTATACCCAATCTGTTTCACTATGACCGTCTCCACCAGCAACCTGGCCAAG tgTATCGTGAGTGTTGCTGGTGGGGCCACTCGGGCTGCCCTGACGGTGCACCAGGCTCGGAGGAACAACATGGCTGACGTGTCAGCCAAGGACAGCAGCCAG GAGACACTGGTGAACCTGGCAGGGCTCTTGGTCAGCCTCCTGATGCTCCCTCTGGTGTCAGGTTGCCCTGG CTTCAGCCTTGGATGTTTCTTCTTCCTCACTGCCCTCCACATCTATGCCAACTACCGTGCGGTCCGATCCCTGGTCATGGAGACCTTGAACGAAGGCCGGCTCCGGCTGGTCCTGAAGCACTACCTTCAGAGGGGAGAGGTACTCGACCCCACTGCAGCCAATCGCATGGAGCCGCTGTGGACAG GTTTCTGGCCAGCTCCGTCTCTATCCCTGGGAGTCCCCCTACACCGCTTGGTCTCCAG TGTCTTTGAGCTGCAACAGCTAGTTGAGGGGCACCAAGAACCCTACCTCCTCTGCTGGGACCAGTCACGAA ACCAGGTACAGGTAGTTCTGAACCAGAAGGCAGGCCCCAAGACCGTCCTAAGGGCCGCCACACATGGGCTGATGCTTGGGGCCCTGCAGGGAGACGGACCCCTTCCAGCAGAGCTGGAGGAGCTGAGGAACCAGGTGCGGGCAG GTCCTAAAAAAGAGAGCTGGGTCATCGTCAAGGAGACACACCAAGTGTTGGACATGCTGTTCCCAAAGTTCTTGAAAG GACTGCAGGATGCTGGCTGGAAGACCGAGAAGCACCAGCTAGAGGTGGATGAGTGGAGGGCTACATGGCTTCTGTCTCCCGAAAAGAAGGTCTTGTGA